ATAAATGCAACACCAAAGCCCCACGCAAAACCGGCTGCTACACCAATGGCTTGAACCATAATCACTTCACTGTTAAAGAGATTGGTTTCCAAAAAAATCCCCGCTGCAAGCGTGCCCCATGCACCGCAAAAGCCATGTACGGTAACCGCATCAACAACGTCATCGACACGAAATTTTTCTAGTAATTGTGGTAAAGTACTAACCATCAAACCAGCAATAGCACCGGTTAAAATTGCAAATACAGGGTTCATCGTTGCACAACCCGCAGTAATGCCGACCAAACCACCCAGCGATGCATTGATTGTAGTTTTAATTAAAATCGCTTTACCACAGACTAAGGCATACCCCATATAAGCCACAGCACCTGCGCAAGCAGCCAAATGTGTATTTAACGCGATACGTCCAATGCTCACATCGGCATTTACTGTGGATGCAGCGTTAAAACCAAACCAAGCCAACCAGAGAATAAAACCACCCAATGCCACTAAAGGTAAGCTATGTCCTGGTAAATCATGCACTTGACCATTCCGCCCAAAACGTCCTAAACGTGGCCCAAGTACAATAATTCCTGCCAGTGCCACCCAACCACCAATCGAATGCACCACAGTTGAACCTGCAAAGTCGATAAAGCCCAGTGCTTTTAACCAACCATCGCCACCAAAAATACTTCCCCATGCCCAGCTACCAAAGACTGGATAAATCAGACCACTGACAAAGCCCGCACTCACTACATATGCCACAAAATGAATACGCTCTGCCATCGCACCACTGGCAATAGTCGTTGCAGTAGCAGCAAACATCATTTGGAAAAATAGAAGATTCCAATGCCAGCTATCTAACTCACTCGGTGCAAAATGCGAAAAACCGAACCAGCCAGTGTGATTGATCCCAAACATTAATCCAAAGCCTAAAAGCCAGAAGATCAATCCACCAAAACATGCATCCATATAATTCTTCATCAGAACATTCACGGTATTTTTACTTCTTACCGAGCCGCTCTCTATCAGTGCAAAACCTGCTTGCATGAAGAAAACCAAGATACCGCCCATTACCACCCAAACACTGTCGAGTGAGATTCGTATTTCTTGTACATTCTTAGCAATATCGACTGGTTCTGCTGCATATACAGAAGAACTGAATACTAAACACAGCAGCCAGAATAATTTATTTTTGTTCATCGTTATCCCCCAATATTAAGCAAGGGATAGCAAGAACAATGCCATATAAGAAGTGAACGATCACTACATTATTGCAATGGTTTTAAACCTTGACCTGCAGTAAAAATTATTGATTGTTAAACAGTTATGCACTGAATTAAAACATTAAAGAAAATAGATGATTTATTAGAGTGAATTGGTCTAAAAAATGACCTATTTTCTCGCATACACAACTTTATATAGCTGTCAAAATAAAAAATCCCCCTGCAATGAGGGGGATTTTTTATTTTGAATGATTTACGTCTTTAGTGACCTGTACCATTAATGGCTTTAGTCATATCTTCAACTACTTTTTTCGCATCACCGAAGATCATCATGGTCTTGTCGTTATAGAACAAGTCATTATCTAGACCAGCATAACCTGTTGCCATAGAACGTTTGATGACCATAATTGTACGTGCTTTATGAGCTTCCAAAATTGGCATACCGTAAATTGGAGAGTTTGGATCGTCTTTCGCTGCTGGGTTTACAACGTCGTTTGCACCAATCACAAGCACCACGTCCGTTGCAGGGAAGTCAGAGTTGATTTCGTCCATCTCTAAAATATCTTCATACGGTACGTCAGCTTCAGCAAGCAATACGTTCATATGACCTGGCATACGACCAGCAACTGGGTGAATCGCAAAGCGTACAGTAACACCTTGTTCTTTCAACAAGTTGGCTAATTCTTTTACCGCATTTTGCGCACGACCTTGTGCCATACCATAACCCGGTACGATCACAACGCTGTCCGCATTTGACATCAAGAAACCTGCGTCATCTGCTGAACCTGAACGATAATTGCGCTGAACTGCTGCACCCGCCGCTGCCGTAGGAGCCGCTGCACCGCCCATTGCACCGCCGAATAATACGTTGATGATTGAACGGTTCATTGCTTTACACATGATGTAAGACAGAATCGCACCTGATGAACCCACCAGTGAACCAGCAACAATCAACATGTTGTTTTCTAAAGTGAAACCAATCCCTGCTGCAGCCCAACCTGAGAATGAGTTTAATAGTGATACCACGACTGGCATATCACCACCACCGACTGGTGCAATCCATACCCAACCGAACACTAACGCAAAGCCCGTCATTGCCCAGAATGAGTTCATGTTACCTGTAAGGAAGAAGTGAATTCCTGCTGCCAGCATGGCAATAAAGATCAGTGCTTGAACTGGTTTAACCCAGCCACCTGAAATGGTTTTTGCCCATTTTTTTGCAGCCAATTTACCGTATGCAAATACAGATGCAGTAAAGGTAATCGCACCCACGAAACAGCCCACAAACAATTCAAACAAATGAACTTTGCTCATCGCATGGAAGCTGACATTGTTTGCTGCAAGTAGGTCTGTGCCCACTTCAACCAATTTGTTGTTATGCAAGATTGCAGCAATCGCAATCAGTACCGCAGCAAGACCCACTAATGAGTGCATTAATGCAACTGTTTCAGGCATTTGTGTCATTGGTACAGTACGCGCACGCGCAATACCGACAATTGCACCCAATACCATTGCACCGACAATCATCCAAACCACTGGACTTTCAGCAACAAAGAATGTGGTCACTACCGCAATCGCCATTGCGATCATACCGTAACGGTTACCTGCAATTGCAGTTTTAGGACCTGATAAACCACGTAAGGTTAAGATAAAGAGAATGGCACCAATCAGGTAGAACCAGTTTGCATATTCACGAATGAATTCCATGGCTTAACCCTCTTTTTTCTTTTGTTTTGGTTTAAACATTTCCAGCATACGTGCAGTTACCGCAAAGCCACCAAAAATATTGATACTTGCTAGGAATACCGCAATCGCACCCAATACACTCACCACATTAATGGTTTGGAAATCTACATTGCCTTCAACACCAACCACCGGCAAACCTACGGTTTGAATCATTGCACCGACAATAATGATCGATGAAAGTGCATTGGTCACTGCCATTAATGGCGTATGTAATGCAGGCGTAACACCCCAAACCACGTAGTAACCTACGAAAATGGCAAGAACAAAAATCGTAATCGTTTCAACCATGAGTCTTCTCCTTAACCACGTTTCAACAGCACTTGGCCGCCGTGAGTTACAAGTAGTGCTTTTTGGATTTCATCTTCTTGATTGATGGCAAAATTCTTTTCACTATCAAATAATGTTTCAACAAAGTTATAGACGTTACGTGCATATAAAGCTGATGCTTCAGTCGATACTGTCGATGGAATATTAGGTACACCTAAAATCTTCACACCATTTTCAGTCACAACAGTTTCACCGCACTTCGAGCCTTCAACGTTACCGCCAGTCTCAACCGCCATATCTAAGATGACTGAACCTGGTTTCATTTTGACAACCGTTTCCGCACGGATCAGACGCGGTGCATCACGACCTGGAAGTAGTGCCGTAGTAATCACGATGTCAGCATTCGATACAGCTTTATCGACAATCACAGCTTGGTCTTTAATGTATTGCTCGCCCGGCATCCAGCCATAACCGTTTTTTGCAGCGTCAGCGGCTTTTTGTTGTTCTTCTTCAGACATTGGCACATCAAGCCATTTACCGCCTAAAGATTCAACTTGGTCTTTTGCTGTTGGACGTAAATCTGTGGCTTCAACCACAGCGCCTAAACGTTTGGCTGTTGCAATCGCTTGTAAACCTGCAACACCAACACCCATGATCACGACACGTGCAGGTTTTACTGTTCCTGCTGCCGTCATCAGCATTGGGAACATACGTTGATATTCAGCTGCGGCTAAAAGCACAGATTTATAACCCGCAAGGTTGGCTTGAGAAGACAATACGTCCATGTTTTGCGCACGAGATAAAGTACGTGGCAAAAGTTCCAATGCAAATGCCGATACATTTTGCGAAGCAAATTGGTCAAGCTCAGTATTACGGTACGGGTCAAACATAGCGACCACGGTTGCATTTGGATTCAGTTTTTGAATTTCATCACCAGCAGGTGCACGAACTTTCAAAACCAATTGACTGCCGTTATAAGCATCATCCGTAATGGTTGCGCCAACTTGTTCATAAGCACTATCGATGTAAGCAGCTTTAAGCCCTGCTCCACGTTCGATCACAACATGATGACCTGCGCTGATCAATTTCTTGACTGTCTCAGGCGTCGCAGCGACGCGATTTTCACCGACAACAGTTTCGGCTGGAATTCCGATTTGCATGAGCGTCCCTCAAGCTAATTTTTCTTAAGTAAACACCGAATAAACGATGTTTCCCCTCAGGATGTTTTTTATTGAATTTTTGGATTCTAAATAAACTTTTCGAAAATACTACCTAATATTTATTTAATAAATACCCATATAATGAACTGATGATTCATAAAAATGCACTTTCTTGATGCCAAATTTTAAAATCTAATTCGACGTTTAGATGGACATCTCAGCTCATTCATTGTTATAGACAATAAATAACTTCCATAATTTGCCAAATTGACAATTAAAAATTGAGAAATATTCACTTACATTGATCATTCTGACATTCAGACAGAATGAATATAAAGCATCAAACATCATCGGAACGGCTGCTTTTGCTTTTCAAATCAGTGCTTTTATTTCATTTAAATATCACTTTGACATAAATGACATTTTTGGACCTTTTTAGAATTTTTAGATTGGCTTTTTTTACTGAATCTTCGGGCAGAATCATCAATCGTGTTCTAAATAAACATCATGATCCACCATCTAAGTTATGTGATTATCGGCTCCCCAAAAATTGACCGAAAAGCCCTAAATGAAAACCTCAAATTAAATTCAAAAAAAGTTAAAAAAGTTGTATAGATATTCAGCAATGAAATAATAGTCTGAAAAACTCTATATAAATATGCACCAAATTAGCGCTTTAAAATTTAAAAGATGAGAATGCACTCCCAACTCATTGTTTCTATTTGATTTAAAAAATATTTAACCCGTTACATCTACAAAATCAGAACTAAATTAAAAACAGACATTCTTTTATCACGATGGTTTTTGACCTATAGTGCCGCCTGAAACATCCAAATAAAACCATGACGTGAGGGGAAATCACATGCAAATCGACATTAGTCAGGATCGGTCTTTGCTCTGGCTTATGGCAATTGCATGCGGGTTATGTGCAGGTGCAAATTACTACTGTCAGCCGCTCATTTCCTCAATTCAAGCCTATTATCGCGTTGCTGAAGCGCAAGTCGCTTTGACGGTCACCTTTGCCCAAGTCTCATATGCTCTCGGTCTACTGTTTATTGTACCTTTAGGCGATATGCTCAATAAAAAGAAACTAATACCTTACTTAATGCTTGGGGCAGCCTGTGGTCTATTTCTTTGTGCAACGGCTATTAATATTCAAATGCTTTGGCTCGGTACGATTATTACAGGTCTATTTTCTGTGGCTGCCCAAGTGTTAATTCCCCTTGCGACCATGGCCGTTAAACCTGAAAAAACAGGTGAAGTTGTCGGTTTTCTTATGAGTGGTTTATTGGTGGGTATTCTGCTGTCGACCAGTATTGCAGGCTTACTTTCTGATCTAATTCATTGGAAAGCGATTTATATTTTAAGTGGGGTGATGATGCTGTTTTTAAGTTTCTACTTAAAATCTAAGCTTCCCACTATGCCAAAATTTAGAATCAGTTATTTCGACATTTTTAAGTCGATGGGACAATTGCTGAAGCAAGAGCCACGTTTAGTCTTTCGCTCACTCACAGGCGCGTGCGCCTTTGCCGCAATGAGTATGCTATTTTCAACCATCGCACTTCTTTTAACACAAAAGCCATTTCATTTATCGGATGTGATGGTCGGTTTAGTCACTTTAGTCGGTGTATTTGGTGCATTGTCGACACAACAAATTGGTAAATGGGCCGATCAAGGTTATATCAAAATTCTCACTTGGGTGGGTTGTTCAATTCTAGTGGGAAGCTGGTTACTGCTTTATTTTGGTAGCGTGTCTTTAATCAGTTATATCGTCGGCTATGGACTGATTAACCTTGGTTTAGCGATTACGCATAGCTGCAATCAAAATGTGATCTTTCGCCTAAGACCCAATGCAAAATCTCGAATTAACTCGATTTATATGACCTTGTATTTTATTGGTGGTGCATGTGGTTCAGCACTCGGCGTATATGCTTGGCATTTAGGTGGATGGCATTACACCTGTTATTTTGGTTTAGCATTAGCACTTGGTGCAGCATTCTTTAACTTGCTAGATCAATACGTCCATACCCAGGCACAAGCCGAATAAGAAGCATACGCTTTTTAACTCGTTAAGCACTCATTGAGCACATACATCTGACACAAACTGATTTTCATTTTTTATGCTAATATTGCGCCCTAATTTTATGAGCCACCCAATCAATGATCGGGTTTGCTCGCCCCTCCCATCTGTTAAGGCGTGATTGTGAATGACTGATCTCAATTCCATTGATAATAAACTTCAACCACGAATCAGTGTTGCGCCAATGATGGATTGGACCACCAAAGATTATCGTTTTTTTGCGCGTCTATTTAATCCCAATGTTATCCTTTACACAGAAATGGTGACCACGGGTGCCATTATTCATGGCGATGCCAAACGTCATTTGGATTTTAATGGTGAAGAACACCCGATTGTGTTGCAACTTGGCGGTTCAAATCCGAAAGATTTAGCACTGTGTACAAAAATGGCTCAAGATTGGGGATATAACGAAGTTAACCTCAACGTGGGTTGTCCTAGTGATCGCGTGCAAAATAATAAAATTGGTGCCTGCTTAATGGCAGAGCCTGATTTGGTTGCAGAATGTATCGCTGAAATGCAAAATGCAGTCGATATTCCAGTAACGGTAAAACATCGTATTGGCATTGATGATATGCAGTCTTATGAAGAGATGCTGAATTTTGTCGATACAGTTGCAAAAACTGGCTGCAACAATTTTATCGTGCATGCCCGTATTGCCCTATTAAAAGGTTTATCGCCAAAAGAAAACCGCGACATTCCACCATTACGCTATGAAGAAGTCTATCGTTTAAAACAAGAACGCCCTGAACTATTGATTGAAATTAATGGTGGGGTCAAAACGTATGCGGAAACTTTAGAACATTTAAAGCATGTGGATGGCGTGATGATTGGTCGTGAGGCCTACCACAATCCTTATCTTTTGGCTGAGCTTGGTCAGTTGTGGAATCTTGAAATGCCTGATCGTTTTGAGATTATGCAGCAAATGATGCCCTATATTGCACAGCGTGTTGCTGAAGGTGCACCACTTTCAATTATTACCCGTCATATTTTAGGTTTATTCCAAAACTTACCTGGGGCACGTAAATGGCGTCAGGCTTTAAGTGGTGGTAATGCCAAAACCTTAAAAGATGTCGAAAATGCATTGTTAAATATTCAGGATGCGATGAAACGTACTGAAGATTATTTACGAGAGCATCAAGATCAGGCTTAATTACCTTAAACCTGTCGATAAAAAAGCACCTCAATGAAGGTGCTTTTTTATTATTTGCTGTATGCCGTAACATTCCCCACAGGATATGGCTGTTCGTCATAGCTCTTCACGGTATAGCTCGAATCAGTATTGGATGTTTGATTGGCTTGATACGTTATGACCACAACTTGTGGCTCTTTTTCAATCGATTGTGCAATGAGCCTTAACTCATCATCTAATTGTTGCTGATATTTTGCAATTTCAATTTCATCAATAAAACTAAATGCATCATGGTCAATTTTCCAGCCAAACCCGCCATTTTCTTTGTAAATTACAACGTCAATAACAAAAGGTTGTCCTTGATATTTCAGTTTTGAAATTGCTTTAAATTCATTTCCCTTGCGTTCAGTAATTTGCACATCATCCACCACCAAATGATAATTCTTATACTCGATATTGGCATTAAACTCGCGCTGCATCTGTGCTTCCACATGGCGCGCAACTTCATCTATGGATACAAAATAACTGCAGCCTGATAATGCAGCCATACACATCATTAATCCAACTTTCAATCTCTTTCCCCCTTAGAGATCTCAACCCAAATGGGTTAAACCTTATTTTTATTATGTGTTTTCATTTTAAATGGCTTTTAATTTTTAGACTATATATTGAACAATTTATTTTCTAGAACATAAAGTCACTTTTATCGTAGATACCTACTTTTCCTCATAAAAAAGCCCCGAACCATCGGGGCTTTTTACTTTAAATTTTTACAGCTCATCATCTGCTTGAATGGTGTGATGCAGTGCATCATGCATCGCTTCAACCAATTGCTGTGCAATTTCTTGTTTGGATGCTTTTTCTAAATCACGTTTATCCAACTGATATTGTTCAGCGAAAAATACAGTCATGGCATTTTCATCTGAAGCAAACCCAATATCTGCACGCGATACATCGTTACACGCAATCATATCCAGCTTTTTCGCCACCAACTTGCCAGCAGCATATTCTTCGATATTACGCGTTTCTGCAGCAAAGCCAACCATAAATGGACGTTTTGCTTGCTGGGCAATTGTTGCAACAATATCTGGGTTTTTAATCAAGGCAACATTGAGTTCATCGCCGGCTTTTTTAATTTTATGCTCTGCAACTTGCGCCACACGATAATCGGCCACAGCAGCAGTTGCAATAAAGATGTCACAGCCTTCATCAAGCTGCGCCAAACTCTGATCTAACATTTGAATGGCAGAAGATACATTTTTACGTTGCACACCATTCGGTGTATCGAGACTTACAGGACCCGCAATGAGGGTCACATCCGCCCCTGCTGCATAACACGCTGCCGCTAAAGCAAAGCCCATTTTCCCTGTACTATGATTAGAGATATAACGTACAGGATCAATTGCTTCACGGGTTGGACCTGCGGTAATAGTGACTTTTTTACCCGCAAGTAAGCCAAATTTTTCTGCAATGGCACGCTGCGCTTTATGAAAATATTGTGTTACTTGATGGGCAATATCTTCAGGCTCAGGCATACGGCCCAATCCAACATCGCCACAGGCTTGTGATCCGGCATCCGGCATGATGACGTGCACACCATCTTCAATTAAAGTTGCCAAATTACGTTGTGTCGCTTTTGCTGCCCACATTTGCTGATTCATGGCAGGCGCCACCCAAACAGGTGCTTTAGTTGCTAAATATAAGGTACTAAGTAAATCATCTGCCAAACCAGCAGCAAATTTTGCCAAGGTGTCGCAGCTTGCAGGTGCCACCAAAACCAAATCAGCCCAACGCGCCAATTCGATATGCCCCATTCCCGCTTCGGCTTCAGGGTCTAATAATTGTGTATGAACTGGATTGCCAGAAAGGGCTTGAAAGGTCAGAGGGGTAATAAAAGCTTGTGCACCCTCAGTCATCACAACGCGGACGTTAAAACCTGCGTCTTTTAAACGGCGTACCAGAATTGCACTTTTATAAGCAGCAATACCACCGGTTACGGCTAAAATGATATTTTTATGTGGAATAACACTGAGATCGAAGCTCACGAACAGGCTACCTTTCTGTTGCAGTGGCGCTCACAATAGCATTAAATAATCCCATACCCAAGAGAATCACTCATGGGAAAACTGATAATTCATAATAAATAAGTCTAATAACCATGCAATTTTCAATTAAACATTGGCCTGAAAATGAACGGCCTCGCGAACGCCTGATTCAACATGGTGCTGAAAGTCTTTCAGATGCTGAACTGCTGGCCATCTTTTTACGTTCCGGTTCACAAAAACATTCTGCCGTTGAATTGGCTCGGCTTTTAATTCAGCACTTTGGCGATTTAACCCAACTCCTCAATGCATCAATCGATGAACTGAGTCAGTTTCATGGCATGGGGGTGAGCAAATTTACCCAACTCATGGCAATTAAAGAATTAGGACGGCGTTATGTTTCCATGCAGCTACATCAAGAAATGCTCCAGCTACAGGACTCTACCCGTTTAATGGACTATTTACGCTTTGAACTGTTATCTGAACAACAGGAAGTATTTGCCGTCTTATGTTTAGATGCCAATTTGCGCAAAATCCATTTTAAAAAATTATTTTATGGCTCAACGCATTATTGCGATATTTCCATTAATCAAATTCTTCGCTATGCCATCAGTCAAAATGCCAGTGCCATTGTGATTGCACACAACCATCCTGCTGCAGAAGCACAGCCATCTCCTGCAGATCGAGAGCTGACCGAGCAAATTCAAAAAGCGTGTGCCCTAGTGGAAATTCAGTTGATTGATCATTGTATTATTGCGAAAAATACAAATTTTTCTTTCGCTGAACATCAACTCATCAATACCACAACAACGGGCTAATTTGACCTTGACAAAGCCCACAGTTATACAGAAGATCAGGAGAAATTTAAGATGACTAAATTCCATGATTGTCCGTGATCAACTCAATGTGTTTAAACTGCTATTTTCATGGCGTGGCACAATTTTGCCAAAGGTTTTACCGCCTTTAGGCTTCGTGATGTTGATCTCAGCCATTATTGGTGGATTGTCTTATAGCGATTATTTTCATTTCCCTGAATTACCCTTAGTCGGCTTCACTCTAATTGGGGTTGTACTCTCTATTTTCTTAGGTTTTAAAAATACGGCGTGTTATGACCGTTGGTGGGAAGCGCGAAAATTATGGGGTATTCTGATTGCCAACTCACGTCACTTTGACCGTGATGCCCGAATTCTCACTCAAGGTCGCCGTGAACGTGTCATCCAACATGTGATTGTATTTGCCAACGTCCTTCGTGACCGCTTACGTCATCAAACTGCAAATCCGACTGCATTGATTGAAACCAGTGGCATGTCTGCCCAAGCATTAACTCAGCTCTATCAACAAGCCAATGCACCGCAATACACCTTAAGCCTGATTCAATGGGAATTGATGCAAGCACTTAAGGAAGGTGAAATTTCCGATATCATCTATACCCAAATGAATCAGCATATTGCTGAACTGAGTATTGTACAAACAGGTTGTGATCGTATTGCGACCACACCTTTGCCTTTTGCGTATTCAGTTTTATTAAACCGTACCGTTTACTTCTTCTGTTTTATGTTGCCGTTTAGCTTAGGCTCAACTTTAGGTCTAGCAACACCGCTTTTGGTCGGAATTCTGGCTTATACCTTCTTAGGTTTAGATGCATTAAGTTCAGAAATTGAAGAACCATTTGGTATGCAAAGCAATGACTTACCTTTAGATGCCATGGTACGCACCATCGAAATTGAACTTTTGGGAACACTCGGCAAACCGACACCACCACCTATTCAAGCACAAGACAACAATTTACTATAAATGCCTTGATCTTAGGCTTGAGTCGAGATAACACTTAAGCCAATTAAAAACATAATTTATATTGCTCGAAGATGAAAACAAGAAGACGTATTCGGCTATTTACCCCGCAATATATTGCGCGCCCTTGGCGTGCAATTGGCATCTTTTCACTATTTAGCCTGATCATTTTTTTAGTGCTAATCAGTTCTGCTTACTTTATTTTCGAGAAGAATCTTATCAGCGATAAAATTATTACGCTTGTCATCATCAGTCCACTATTGGTTCTAGGCCTATTTTTTGACACAAAAGTTTTTTTAAGATTTCCCTATTTTATTCAGCGTCATTTAATTCATCCACATT
This window of the Acinetobacter sp. NCu2D-2 genome carries:
- a CDS encoding MFS transporter, with the protein product MQIDISQDRSLLWLMAIACGLCAGANYYCQPLISSIQAYYRVAEAQVALTVTFAQVSYALGLLFIVPLGDMLNKKKLIPYLMLGAACGLFLCATAINIQMLWLGTIITGLFSVAAQVLIPLATMAVKPEKTGEVVGFLMSGLLVGILLSTSIAGLLSDLIHWKAIYILSGVMMLFLSFYLKSKLPTMPKFRISYFDIFKSMGQLLKQEPRLVFRSLTGACAFAAMSMLFSTIALLLTQKPFHLSDVMVGLVTLVGVFGALSTQQIGKWADQGYIKILTWVGCSILVGSWLLLYFGSVSLISYIVGYGLINLGLAITHSCNQNVIFRLRPNAKSRINSIYMTLYFIGGACGSALGVYAWHLGGWHYTCYFGLALALGAAFFNLLDQYVHTQAQAE
- a CDS encoding proton-translocating transhydrogenase family protein — its product is MVETITIFVLAIFVGYYVVWGVTPALHTPLMAVTNALSSIIIVGAMIQTVGLPVVGVEGNVDFQTINVVSVLGAIAVFLASINIFGGFAVTARMLEMFKPKQKKKEG
- the radC gene encoding RadC family protein, producing the protein MQFSIKHWPENERPRERLIQHGAESLSDAELLAIFLRSGSQKHSAVELARLLIQHFGDLTQLLNASIDELSQFHGMGVSKFTQLMAIKELGRRYVSMQLHQEMLQLQDSTRLMDYLRFELLSEQQEVFAVLCLDANLRKIHFKKLFYGSTHYCDISINQILRYAISQNASAIVIAHNHPAAEAQPSPADRELTEQIQKACALVEIQLIDHCIIAKNTNFSFAEHQLINTTTTG
- a CDS encoding NAD(P)(+) transhydrogenase (Re/Si-specific) subunit beta; translation: MEFIREYANWFYLIGAILFILTLRGLSGPKTAIAGNRYGMIAMAIAVVTTFFVAESPVVWMIVGAMVLGAIVGIARARTVPMTQMPETVALMHSLVGLAAVLIAIAAILHNNKLVEVGTDLLAANNVSFHAMSKVHLFELFVGCFVGAITFTASVFAYGKLAAKKWAKTISGGWVKPVQALIFIAMLAAGIHFFLTGNMNSFWAMTGFALVFGWVWIAPVGGGDMPVVVSLLNSFSGWAAAGIGFTLENNMLIVAGSLVGSSGAILSYIMCKAMNRSIINVLFGGAMGGAAAPTAAAGAAVQRNYRSGSADDAGFLMSNADSVVIVPGYGMAQGRAQNAVKELANLLKEQGVTVRFAIHPVAGRMPGHMNVLLAEADVPYEDILEMDEINSDFPATDVVLVIGANDVVNPAAKDDPNSPIYGMPILEAHKARTIMVIKRSMATGYAGLDNDLFYNDKTMMIFGDAKKVVEDMTKAINGTGH
- a CDS encoding bestrophin family protein, which produces MIVRDQLNVFKLLFSWRGTILPKVLPPLGFVMLISAIIGGLSYSDYFHFPELPLVGFTLIGVVLSIFLGFKNTACYDRWWEARKLWGILIANSRHFDRDARILTQGRRERVIQHVIVFANVLRDRLRHQTANPTALIETSGMSAQALTQLYQQANAPQYTLSLIQWELMQALKEGEISDIIYTQMNQHIAELSIVQTGCDRIATTPLPFAYSVLLNRTVYFFCFMLPFSLGSTLGLATPLLVGILAYTFLGLDALSSEIEEPFGMQSNDLPLDAMVRTIEIELLGTLGKPTPPPIQAQDNNLL
- the dusA gene encoding tRNA dihydrouridine(20/20a) synthase DusA; its protein translation is MTDLNSIDNKLQPRISVAPMMDWTTKDYRFFARLFNPNVILYTEMVTTGAIIHGDAKRHLDFNGEEHPIVLQLGGSNPKDLALCTKMAQDWGYNEVNLNVGCPSDRVQNNKIGACLMAEPDLVAECIAEMQNAVDIPVTVKHRIGIDDMQSYEEMLNFVDTVAKTGCNNFIVHARIALLKGLSPKENRDIPPLRYEEVYRLKQERPELLIEINGGVKTYAETLEHLKHVDGVMIGREAYHNPYLLAELGQLWNLEMPDRFEIMQQMMPYIAQRVAEGAPLSIITRHILGLFQNLPGARKWRQALSGGNAKTLKDVENALLNIQDAMKRTEDYLREHQDQA
- a CDS encoding ammonium transporter, producing the protein MNKNKLFWLLCLVFSSSVYAAEPVDIAKNVQEIRISLDSVWVVMGGILVFFMQAGFALIESGSVRSKNTVNVLMKNYMDACFGGLIFWLLGFGLMFGINHTGWFGFSHFAPSELDSWHWNLLFFQMMFAATATTIASGAMAERIHFVAYVVSAGFVSGLIYPVFGSWAWGSIFGGDGWLKALGFIDFAGSTVVHSIGGWVALAGIIVLGPRLGRFGRNGQVHDLPGHSLPLVALGGFILWLAWFGFNAASTVNADVSIGRIALNTHLAACAGAVAYMGYALVCGKAILIKTTINASLGGLVGITAGCATMNPVFAILTGAIAGLMVSTLPQLLEKFRVDDVVDAVTVHGFCGAWGTLAAGIFLETNLFNSEVIMVQAIGVAAGFAWGFGVAFIVFKILSKLLGGLRVSAQHEQRGLDYTEHAELSYPEFQRDLTFETDDIHKRH
- a CDS encoding Re/Si-specific NAD(P)(+) transhydrogenase subunit alpha, whose product is MQIGIPAETVVGENRVAATPETVKKLISAGHHVVIERGAGLKAAYIDSAYEQVGATITDDAYNGSQLVLKVRAPAGDEIQKLNPNATVVAMFDPYRNTELDQFASQNVSAFALELLPRTLSRAQNMDVLSSQANLAGYKSVLLAAAEYQRMFPMLMTAAGTVKPARVVIMGVGVAGLQAIATAKRLGAVVEATDLRPTAKDQVESLGGKWLDVPMSEEEQQKAADAAKNGYGWMPGEQYIKDQAVIVDKAVSNADIVITTALLPGRDAPRLIRAETVVKMKPGSVILDMAVETGGNVEGSKCGETVVTENGVKILGVPNIPSTVSTEASALYARNVYNFVETLFDSEKNFAINQEDEIQKALLVTHGGQVLLKRG
- the coaBC gene encoding bifunctional phosphopantothenoylcysteine decarboxylase/phosphopantothenate--cysteine ligase CoaBC — its product is MSFDLSVIPHKNIILAVTGGIAAYKSAILVRRLKDAGFNVRVVMTEGAQAFITPLTFQALSGNPVHTQLLDPEAEAGMGHIELARWADLVLVAPASCDTLAKFAAGLADDLLSTLYLATKAPVWVAPAMNQQMWAAKATQRNLATLIEDGVHVIMPDAGSQACGDVGLGRMPEPEDIAHQVTQYFHKAQRAIAEKFGLLAGKKVTITAGPTREAIDPVRYISNHSTGKMGFALAAACYAAGADVTLIAGPVSLDTPNGVQRKNVSSAIQMLDQSLAQLDEGCDIFIATAAVADYRVAQVAEHKIKKAGDELNVALIKNPDIVATIAQQAKRPFMVGFAAETRNIEEYAAGKLVAKKLDMIACNDVSRADIGFASDENAMTVFFAEQYQLDKRDLEKASKQEIAQQLVEAMHDALHHTIQADDEL